The following is a genomic window from Mustela lutreola isolate mMusLut2 chromosome 5, mMusLut2.pri, whole genome shotgun sequence.
CTCCTCCCTGTCCTGGGTGGGGTCGGTGTCGGGCGAGCACCACCTCAGCCCTCTTTGGCCCGAGGGCATGGAGTGCCCTGAGGCCCTCCGCGGAGCTCCGAGCTCCGGTCCAGCAGGGCCACCCACCATGATCTGGCTCCCGTGCCACAAACGTGAGGGGAGGGGCTCTGACATGTCGTTCCCGCATCAGTCCACCTTACTGAACTCAGTATCTTCTCGGGTCTTCCAGAGAGTTGCGGGACATCGTCCGCACAAACATATCCTGCCTCCGACACTTGGGCTCCAGCACCAGCTTTCCAGAAAGGGAGATGGGCATGGGCAGCCGCCTACTGCCGACCTCTGGGGACATTCGCGGGGGCTGGTTGTGGCCCAGGAAACCAACTCTGCCGGCCAGAGAGCCACAGACCCGGACTCCCCAGGAGCTCCGTACGAGATCTGCGAACTCCGCTCGTTGGGAAGCAGGTGTTAACGAGAAGCCCAAACCCTTCCTGCCCACACGCCCTGGTTCAGACGGGTTTTTCTAGTCACGCTGACCAGAGCCATCCCTCATTAGGGGCTCCGGCTGGCATTCGACACTGGCCTCCCCTTCACCAAggggctccctgcctcccaaGAACAGCGCCCTGGGCCCCCGCTATCCACGGAGGTGGGCGGGCTGTGCAGGTGAGCAGGGCCCGGGGTGGAGGCTGGTCCAGAAGCAGCGCAGGGACCCTGCCCGCCTCCCAGTGGAAGGACCTGGAGAGGCAGGTTCCAGCCACGGTCTGCTCACGGCTCCCACAGCCATGTGTGGCCTCGTGCGGCAGGACAATGGCCCCGACTCACGAAAATAATTAACCCGCAAATAATTAACGCACCAAGTACAACTTGGGAACCTGAGTGAAACCAGCAGCTTTAAAACCCAACTACAGGGCGCCCCGGGGGCTGCAgggaagtgtctgccttcggctcgggtcccggtcccggggtcctggggtcgggcCCTGCATCAAGGAGTCTgcccctctcttctccctgcccgTGCTGCCTCACCATCTCCCTGCCCGTGCTGCCTCACCAactgtctctcaagtaaaaaaaatctaagtcttaaaaattaaaataacaaccaCCGTTACTGTAAAATCACGCGAGTTCATGCCCCACGCGATCCGGTCACACCCACCCCACAACTGCCTCCACCTTGGTCCTATCCAGCTCCCAGGACCCAACGTCACGAAAGACACTGAACACAGACAGGAAGGGCTAGCAAAGTGACagcaaggggcagaggggcatGGAGCCACCTCGAAGACGCCTATGAGATCCCGGCAGCACAGCGCAACAGAACTACCACATGGTCCAGTGTAAGGCCTGACGTGGGGAGGTCGCGTGAGTGCACGTGGACATGACCAGGGGAGACACCCTGAGAGACGCTGCTGGCAGGAGAGCACGCCCCTGCCCCAGGGGGCCCGCTCCAGGGCACCGTCTACAGGCGGGGACACTGGGAATTTGCAGACCAAGAGCCAGGACCACAGGTTCACGACCTGCGATGGGCTGGCTGCCACGGCTGCCACGGTTGCCCGCAGGACACGCTGAGGAGGGTGCGTCCCTTCAGGATCCCTCTGCCCTAAACCCGTCAGCCCAGGGCAGCCCTGAGCCCGGCCAGGGTACACAAGGCGCCACAGCTCTGCAaactggcccagaggagccgggGAGCGTGGGTCCCGGCTAGCGCATGAGGGCAGCGGGCTTGGAACCCCTGGGAACCCTGCAGACCGCCTCACCAtctccaccacctccacctccgcGCTGATCCTCAGGTGGTACAGGAACATCTGCAGGTCCTTCTTCATCTGGATGCTGTTGTCGTCCACCTGGGCCACCGTGAAGATGCGCATGCGGCACTTCCTCCACACctgcgggcggggcggggcggggcgggggcgggggcggggttgGCATCCACGCGGCTGGcgagccccgccccccgccgcagACCCCGCCCCCAACCAGTCCCGTCCCCCGCCGACCCCGCCCCTGGCCTGCCGTGGGACCCCGCCCCCgtccgccccggccccgcccaccTTGTGCTGCCGCAGCAGGAAGGGCAGCAGCATGAGCAGGCCCCCGTCGTGCACGACCCACCACACGTCGATGTCCCCGTCGCTGAAGCGCTCCTGGTTTTGCGGAAACAGGTCCACGTTTTTGGCCACGAGCAGGGCCTGCTGGGCCGCCGTCGTGTCTCGGACGGTTTCTGTGGAGAGGCAGGTCGCCCATGGACTGGCGGGCTCCGGCCGGCAGGGGAGACCGGCGAGGCCACCAGGTCCCCGTGAAGCCCCAACTGGCCGCACGCTGAAGGCAGCCCACCCCCGGCCGGCCACGGTGCCCCCGGCCCGAGAGCGGCGGGAACCCCGGGATCCGCACACCGCAGGGCTGGCCCAAACCACGGGGTGCTCTCGCACGGGACCCCACGTGGCCCACGGGCCTGAGCGCAGTACCCACCCACGAAGTTCTTCCAGGAGAAGGTGTTGTCCTCCTGCTTCCAGGACTCGGGCCAGGCCATGAGCACCGTGTTGTGCCTCATGCCCCCCAGGCCGGCCGACTGAATCAAGTGGGACATGCCGTCCCTCAGGCTGGAGGACACCACCAGCTGGCAGAAGCCCTTGGTCTTCTCCACGCCCATCAGAGAGCGGATGTTCTGGGGAGACAAGCTGGGTGGGTGCCTTCTCGGGAAACTGGGGGGCCAACCGCATGTGGCCCCAGCCTCCGGAAGACCACCTCGCTCGTACCCCCAGGGGGTGGGAcgaactccccctcccccacacgcTGGCTGGTCCATGAGCCAGCTCCACGGAGGCCACATCCCAGCAGGAACCAGCCTGGCCCTTCCCCGAGAAGCGCCCGCTCAGCCAGCAGGGACACCAAACAACAGAGGGCAAAGTGGGGGACAAGGTCAGGCCCGGCCAGCTGCTGCCACTTATACAGCGGAATGAATGCCATGTGCCCCCCCACCCAGCGGAGATGCTCCTGGTCAGTCCGGGAGTTGGGCCAGGTGGCAAGCCTGGGTCCTCGTCCCGAGACAGCCACTGCTCCAACAGGCTCACGGACGGGGCTCCCCTCCCCTCGGGGACACCATATCTGGGGTGAAACCCAGCTGGACCAcctcacacatgctctctagACTCCCGACGCGGGGACAGGGCCAAGACACAGCAGAGCGGGGCCACAGGAGTCCCTTAGACGTGCTCACACAGACTGCCAGGTGCACCAGAAAATGGGAATCTGGCGCAGACTCCGGAGTCCACGCCACCACTGACCCCACAACGTCCCCCTACAAACAATCCCGTGGCAAACGCGACGAGTCCACGGGCTACTTACCACACCACTCACACGCAGAGACCCCAGAAACCCTCCCAGCACAAGCGCAGGGGCCTCGAGGCACAGAAGCCCGGACATGCACACGACCCAGGCCGCGAAGCTGACGCCAATACACGCGGCCCTCACGGGGGAAACCGGCGTCTCACGGCAACGCCGCGGGAAACACGATTTTGTGGGCAAACCAGAGACGTCCGGGACTGTGCGTGTGCACGGACAGCAGTCCCTGGTCTCAGGGGGAACGGACGGGGAATGCAGCCACACCACAAGTGACCCAGGCCGCGGACTCGCCACACCCCCACAGCTGCCCAGAACAGCCCCCGCGTGGAGAGCTGCAGCCTGCGACCCCACGGCCCTCGTGCTCTGAACCGATGCCATGGCCTCTCACACCCCGCGGCGGCTTGGGGCCGGAGCTCGTCGCCACACGCACGAGGCCATCCACGTGGCCAAGGCACCAAGTGAAGTGGCCGTCCCGCCCAAGGACAATGTCTGAACCCACAGCTGTGGTCAGCAACCGCCAGGCCAGAGCCCACGGGCTTAGGGTCCCGCGGAGAATGCCAGAGCTTCGGGGACATGGAGCAGCACCGACCACCCGGGACCGGGCTAAACCCGCAAGCCGGCGGCGCAAGGAGCTGGCTGTCTGGTGGAGGGCGGTGTCAGGAGGGCTGCATACCACCGCCCTGCACACCCTGCTTAGACCCAAGGAGCCTCTGGCTGCAGCCTGATTGGACACACTGACGTGGGGACACAGCAGCCCACTCCGACACGGGGCAGCTCCACCATCCACCGACAGGGACGCACCCGAGAGCAAGAGACTGAGCTGCGCTGCCTGCACGGTGAGAGGGGAGTGCGGGCCAGCAGGGGACAGAGTGCAGGCCGggctgtggggggggggacaggggAGCGGGCCGGTGGGCGGACGTCTCCAGGGCCAGGGCCTCGAGCCTGTGGACGCTCTGCCCCACGTCTCCATGGGGCAGTCCTGACAGAACCCAGAAACCACGGTCCTCCATGAAACCAGACGGCCAACACACAAGGCCGTGCTCAGCAGCGTAGAGCCTCAGACGTGCAGACCCTGCCGGTCCGACCTCCCTGCGCAGGGCAGGCAGAAGACGCCTCCCTCACCTGCTCACCGTCCCCTCCCTGCTGGCCGGCCCCACCGCGCCTGCCCACCTCCTCGGCCCGCTGGGCCTCCGTGTGCTTGTCCAGGTAGGTGCCCTCCAGCACGGAGCCCACGATGGTCAGGCCCTTGCCGGCCTTGAGCTGGGCGGTGAGCGACAGGAGGCGGGGGTGCTTCACGCGCTGCTCCTCATCAAGGCTCAGCATGACCAGCACCTGGGGCCTGTGGTCGGGGCGACGGTCACCCCGTGCTCTCCAGCAGGGGACAGCCCAGCCCATCTCCGGGCGCCTCTCAGCACAGATCTCCCCCATCCTCCCAGAAGCACGGACACGCAGCTGGCGGCCCACACGCTTACTTCCTTCCTTGGCAGGAACCCAGGGAGGGCAACTCATCCCGTGCCCCACCTACCACACTACCTGGGTCTGGCCTGGTGCCCAGAGGCACGCTGACCACGCCCCAGCCCACCACTGTGAAGTGAAGGAAGGTGCTAGAAGCTCTCGAAATAACCACTCCCCAAAAAGCAGCAGCAATGACTTCTGTCTCTGAAGCGTAATGCTACTAGAGACAACACTCCGTGCCTTCACAGGGCGTGAGGCCGGTCGGGGAGACTGGGGCGCTCACCTCCAGTTCTTGGTGTGGGGGGGGCCGTGCTCCACACGCAGCAGGGCATAGTGGGCTGCATTTAGGGACAGTCCCCTGATGCCATCACCCCACTCCTTCTCGGCCCTGTGAGGAAGGGGCAGCAGTGAGGTACTCGGGAAGGGACCCCAGGGCCAGGGCCCAGAGCTTCACTGGACCACAGGCCTCCTGGGGCAGCCTCCCGGAGCAGCCAGCGTGGGGTCTGTGTGGACACGGGTTCACTGACAAGCGCAGCTGGCTCGGTGGCCCTGGCCTCACCGGGAATGGTCACATCGTGACACTCCTTGACCAGCCTGGGAAGAGCTGGAGGGGGCCTCCAGGCAGTGGCCAGGACCCCTCCGACCCCGCCCCCTGGAGAAATGCCCCAGGGATGGACCGGTGCGCTGGGATGTGCTCTGGGATGCACTTTTGGGAATCCTGAAATCCATCACACGTCCCTTCTCTCGATGGATGGATTTCGAAGTTCTCGGAAGTGTCACAAATACCAAGGAATCCATTCAAAGTAACAAACGTGGGTCTCCCCCGCTGGGACAGAAGCATGCGGCTGGACAGAGCGGCCCAGCTGGGCCCTGGGACAGGGGTCTGACTCCCATGGTGAGGGTCCCCAATTCCCTGGGCTATGCTGACCCCATGGACACCCCGCACCTGCCCCCCCACGCCAGGCGATGCACAGCCCACGCAGACACCCCACAGGGAGCCTGGCCCCGGCCGCGGCGCTCACCCGCGGTACTCGATGTACTTGTAGATGCAGCCGGCGATGAGCATGGCGATGAGAGCGTAGTACCAAGAGCAGATGAACATGAGCGCGAGGCACAGGCTCATGCCCAGGAAGGACAGCGCCCTAGAAGGACAGAGTTGCACGCCTGCCACGCCCAGGACCCCTTGACGAGGACCCCACTCAGCTACGAAAAGGCGGCAGCAGTGACGGCGATGACCACgtgccccctgccccccttcccagGGCGCTCGAGCACCCCACGGGCCACAACGCACAGCGGGCTTCCCACATCCGCTACGCACCCTGGTGGCACGGAGACCGAGCAGCCCACGGTAGCAGGTGCTGAGGCTGGCCCCCAGCGGGGACCTCGGCCCACTGGATGCTCAAGGGACCTGGGTGACCCACACGGGCCCTGGGTCCTCCCCAGCTTGGCTGCGGCCGGTTCTACAGAGACCATCAGGGCCCCCGTGGCCGGCGGACGTGCTCACCAGTGGTAGTATCTGAAGCGTGGGCGCCAGTTAGGCGTTCGCAGCAGGGTCTGCACGGCGCAGGCCAGGTTCACAAACATGTAGCACATGAGGAAAAACCTGGAGGCACAACGCCAGGACCACAGAAGCCAGGTCAGGTCCCACGGTCCCAGCCTGCAGGAACCATGTGGtcttcccaacccccaccacaGCACAACCCCTCTcatccccctcctgcccccctcccatcCACAGCACCGTTCCACGAGGGCCACGTGGCTCCCACGACCGTGTGCATCCCCTCTCCTCAGAGCAGGGCCACATACACCTCTTTGTGGACGAGCAGCAGCCCCACCTCCATGGCCCGTCCCCTCACACCTCCTGCTGGGCCCGCAGCCACTCACATGGACAGGATGGGGGCCACGCTGTCCAGGGAGGCGATCAGGATGCCCGTCTCGCAGATGAGGGCCGTGAGCAGCAGGGCCCACGTGGGCTCCCCATTGGCCTTCCCATGGCCAAACAcctgcagagagagagcaggtgggcTGCGGGCACGGGACAGATGTCACGGGAACAACAACCCGCATTCCCGAAGCCCAGCATCTCACGTGCAGCCAGCCCCAGCATGGCTTGGACAGGACGGAGCTTCCTGgaccctccccagcccaggcagCAGGAAAACCCAGCATCTAGAACCACCACCAGGCCTCCCAGCGCTCAGACTGGGGGTGAAGGTGACCCCTGCATGTGCCGGAGGGCAGCTTCCCGGGCATCCTAAGGCCAGCCTCCCAAGGGGAGATGCAGGGTCCCCATGGCACAGGTACTCAGGAAAACTCCATGAGGCCCCCCCCTGCAAGGGGCCTGGACCCTTCTCCATGGCCACAGGGCAGGACCGTGTGGAGGCCACGCCTGTCTCTAGGACTCCAGCTTCCAACGCTTTTCTAGCACAGTCCCTGCTGCCTGGGGGCtttggggaggggcctgcagaGCACACTGCAGACACACATGTAAGGGCCCCAGAAACAaacatggggggtggggcacgGGGGACACCACAACTGCCACCTCCCCTCCTGAGAGCGATGCCCGATCCAGGGTCCCGGGGCAGCCAGCACGTGACCTTGTCTGCGCCCAAGCCCACGGATGGGAACTGTGGAGTCCGCTGGAACCTTCCCGGGAGCAGAGGCGAGGACTGCACCCCAGCGCGGGGAGACCGGCCCCACACCCAGATAACAAAGGGGCCTTACGTGCCCCAGAGCCCCCAGAGAAACCCCGGCCCCAGCCCCTCAAAAGGGACTCGACTTGTGTTTGCAGATGTGAGCTTTACAGTGACTCAGCCCGCTGGGGCAGCCCTAATCCAGATGACCGCGTCCTTGTGAGAAGAGGCAGAGATAGAAGCACAGGAAGGCCAGGTGCAGACCAGGGGCAGGTGGTATCTATACACCAGAGACAAACTGGCCTTGCCCACACCTGCGTCTGGAACTTCCTGCTCCCAGAATGTGAGCAAATCCTGTGTTGTCTGAGCCCTACCTGTGGCCTTCGGGGCCCCAAGACACTAAGGCCTCGGCCCCTCGAGCTCATTCCAGAAGCCTCTGTCCTCAGGGGAGGACACTGCATCCCAGCAGGATGGACGCTGGCCCTGCAGGAGGCGGGGGCTCCCCGGGTTGCTCCCACAGCCCTGGGGGAGAAGGGCCATTCCCTGCCCCGCTCCCACACGCACCTGCACCCTCAGCCCGTGACCACCTGGGGCAGGGCTGCCGGGCGGGCAGTGGGGATGCGGGTCCGTCTGTTAACCGTGAAGCACGAGCTCGGCACACACTCAAGACCCGGAGACTCACCCCTTCCCGCGGGGCCCTGCTCACTGGCCGGCCGCCCCACTCACCTGCAGGAAGGGGATGATGCCGTCACGGGCGATCGCTTGCAGCAGGCGTGGTGCCCCTGTGAGGCTCTGCAGGCCGGCCCCGCAGGTCGAGAAGAAGGAGCCGATGACGATGACCCAGGGGGACGGCCAGGCCAGCATGCCAATGACCAGCTTCCCCTGCAGGGCCTCCCCAAACCTACAGGCAGGCAGACTTTCAGATACCAGCCGAAAACATAAACGCCCTCCCACGTTTTGAGCCCGAATGAGGGCACTACCACCCTAACAGCCCTCTCTCACGAGCAGGGAACCACATCGCTCCCGAGAACAGGCGCCGGCACAGCCCTGTTGTCTGGGACAGCACAGAACCCCCCAAGCTCTCAGGGAGAGCGCTCCCCCGCTCCAGGCTGAAGCAGGACAGGACACACACTGCGAGGCGAACAGAAGCCCCCAAGAGGGCCACGGGGCTTCCTGCTCCCCGCTCAAAGCCTCAAATCCTGGGGAAGGTCCCAAGGTCAACGCTACCACCCTCTACGAGAACCAGATGCTGACCCGAAGCTTGCAGACGTGGCAAACACAAACCAACATACTTATCTCGTAAGACCACGCCTTCGATGCAGGCCCCGAAGAGCACGATGCAGGACAGGTCTGCGGCGGGGGTCAAGGAAACAGCGGACCGACGTCACCCACAAAGCCCTGGCTGCAGACACGCCCGGACCGGCCcatccccctcccgcccccgcccagcGCACTGCTGTGACCCCACAGCCCTCGGAGGGACTTCGTCACGGCCCCGCCCTGACTGCCGTGGGTCAGGCTGCACACAGCCCGTGGCATCACCGCCATGGGCGCCCAGAAGAGACAGCGCCAGCCGCATGCCACCACCGTGACCATGCACGGGCCCCACGCACCACGCCCGCAGTCACGGGTCACCGCCACGTCAGCTTCGATGACACGGGGGCTATCCACGGTTTACAAAGAACGGCTCGTGCGCGGCCGGCCGAGACTGTGGCGTCCCCGTGGCGTCTTCGCTGTCCTCCAGCGGGCAGACGCCGGCCGGCTCCTCCCCCTGGGCGACAGCGGGCAGAGGATGGGCTCCGGCCCCTTGGCCCCTCTGAGGATACAAATGAAGGACGTCGTCACGATGGCCAGGATGGTCCCTGTGGGGATCGACTTCTGGGCGTCCCTGAGGTCCCCAGACCGGTTCGAGCCCGCCATGATACCTACAGAAACCGCCGAAGGGCCTACAGTGACCACAAACCCGCCAAACACTGCCCGCCAAGCCACAACTCACGGGGAGGGTGCTGCGGGACTGAAGAGATGCACTGGGAACCTGCACCCGCCCCTGCACCGTGGCGTTCAGGCTCGTGGAGGGGAAGCCCAGGCAGCGGCCAGAGGGCCCAGCAGAGGCCAGGCACGTGGATGGCTGCAGGCACCAGGCCACGCAGGGGCCGCTGAAGGGCATCCCGGTGGGGGTGAGGCACCAGGGAACGCCAAGGGTTGTCCCAGAACGTCAGCTGACTGTCGCGTAAGGATGACCCGAGGGTCCACGTGGAGCCACCACGGTCTGCGACTTTGAGTGACACCACTCCATGTGGGGTGCTCAGGACAAAGCTCCTTCCTGCACCCCAATCAGCATGCGGGGCGCAGAGACCCCAAGGCCCGCTGCCTATGGGACCGGGGCAGGTGTGCACCACAGAGGGACAGGGCGGGGCCTCACCGGTCACGGAGGGGAAGTAGATGCCGACCAGCATGGTGAAGTAGGTCATGATGTCAGTGAGGACGTAGGGCAGGCCGCTGGTCCTGCTCTCCTCCAGCACGGACACCGACGGCGAGCCCCTCCTCTCCACCAACGCTCCCTTGTCCGCGTACGTGCTCCACAGGTTATCTGCAAGCAACAGGCCAGTGGTAAGATTCCAGAAGGCGGCAGAGGCCAACAGCCGACCAGATCCCACGGGCTTCAACCCAACGGGAAGAGACACGACCTGTCCCAGAAGAACCAGACAAGCCCCGTCATCCCCACCACGACCCCGTGTGCACCCGGCAGCAAACCCTGAGGAAGGAAGGGTCGGCTGCCTGTGGCCCCACGCGGAACCCCAGGGCGCTCACCCAGCAGGACGCCACTGGCCACGCCAGGGATGCCCTGGATCTCCGTGAGGTTGTTCTGGGCGAAGTACTCGTCACAGGTGGCGTTGGGCATGGAGGTGTTGCAGAAGAGGCCCCAGAGCGCGGTGGGCACCGTGCCATTGTTGGCAACGTGGAACTTGGCACACACGTCGAAGCCGCGTCTGGACAAGGTACGGTTCCCCAGCAGACACACCCTAAGCGGGGGGGTCTGGTGTGAGGGGCGCACGGGCCCTTCTCGGGCCACTGGCATTGGGCGCAGCAAAGCCACTTCTGTCACTCTGCACTGGGCGCCGGGAAGGCCCCGTGGGCTGTGCGGGGCAGGGGCCGCAGCAGGACCCCAGCGTTCCCTCACAACCCTGCTCCTGTGCCAGGCTCGGCCCAGTGCGGTGCAGAGCTCGGCGCAAGCTGGGGCGTCTGATGCCAGCATTTCCCTCCGCACAAGGAGCCCGGGGGATCGGCGCTGACCACCACCCAGCTGGCCAGTCCCCTGCAGCGTCAGCCCTGTGTCTGTGGGACCCACATGCCAGCCTGACAGACCACAGCCCACGCCCCTGCTCTGTGACCTTAGCCCCCTTCCTTGGGACTCGGGCTCCACCTCCAGAGGACAGACAGGAGAACCACCCATGGGGGTTCCTGGGAGGACCAGGGGGCACCCCACGAGGAGCTCAGGGCTGCCTGACTGCCCTTGGGGTCAGCAGCTCCCGGTCACCTTGACCGTCACCAGACCCACCCACCCGTGCACACAGCACAGCCACACAAGAAGCCTGTGGGCTCATCCCAGAGCCGGGCCAGAGCAGGGCCGTCCGCACCCCCAGCACTGCCGCCCAGACTGCCCACACGGTCATCGGCGCACGCGAGGCTGGAGAACTCGCTGCCCGAGCCCCAGACTCACGGGACGTCTGGTGGGTCGAAGGCGGACTTGATGACGCCGGCGTAGATGGAGAGAATGGACAGCACCACGCAGGCCAGGAACACCAGGGCCAGCTTATTGACGTACTTGACGCCCACGAAGACCACCATGGCCATGAGCGCCAGCGTGCATGTCCCGTACACACGCATGTTGTGGAGCATGGCTGCGGCCTCGCCTTCCGCGGTCTCCGCCTGGACGATGGCCGCACTGGGGGAGATGTAGGTCTGCGGAGCACGGAGGGCGTCACGGAGGGCTGCCAGCCACCCACACCTGGACGGTGGCCCCCAGGGCCGGTGCCTGTCTGCAGGGCTGGGCCCTCCCCGGCTGTGGGCCCACCTGCCCGGACGCATTGACAGTGGGCCCGGGACAGCGGAGAGACATGGACGGCTCAGAGACGCTGCCCCTGCCGCCCATGTTGTGGAGGCCAGCCCCTGGGCAGCACCCTCAGCTCACCTTGCAGGCTGGGGGCCACCACGACCTAACAACCTGAGAGTGAGCTCGTCTCTGCGGGGGCCCTACTGTGTGCGTGCCACAGGACGGACGGATTCC
Proteins encoded in this region:
- the SLC12A7 gene encoding solute carrier family 12 member 7 isoform X4, which gives rise to MSAGDGNPRENSPFISHTDVDQESFLEGKNMALFEEEMDSNPMVSSLLNKLANYTNLSQGVVEHEEHEEDSKRREVKSPRMGTCIGVYLPCLQNILGVILFLRLTWIVGAAGVLESFLIVSMCCICTMLTAISMSAIATNGVVPAGGSYYMISRSLGPEFGGAVGLCFYLGTTFAGAMYILGTIEIFLTYISPSAAIVQAETAEGEAAAMLHNMRVYGTCTLALMAMVVFVGVKYVNKLALVFLACVVLSILSIYAGVIKSAFDPPDVPVCLLGNRTLSRRGFDVCAKFHVANNGTVPTALWGLFCNTSMPNATCDEYFAQNNLTEIQGIPGVASGVLLDNLWSTYADKGALVERRGSPSVSVLEESRTSGLPYVLTDIMTYFTMLVGIYFPSVTGIMAGSNRSGDLRDAQKSIPTGTILAIVTTSFIYLSCIVLFGACIEGVVLRDKFGEALQGKLVIGMLAWPSPWVIVIGSFFSTCGAGLQSLTGAPRLLQAIARDGIIPFLQVFGHGKANGEPTWALLLTALICETGILIASLDSVAPILSMFFLMCYMFVNLACAVQTLLRTPNWRPRFRYYHWALSFLGMSLCLALMFICSWYYALIAMLIAGCIYKYIEYRGAEKEWGDGIRGLSLNAAHYALLRVEHGPPHTKNWRPQVLVMLSLDEEQRVKHPRLLSLTAQLKAGKGLTIVGSVLEGTYLDKHTEAQRAEENIRSLMGVEKTKGFCQLVVSSSLRDGMSHLIQSAGLGGMRHNTVLMAWPESWKQEDNTFSWKNFVETVRDTTAAQQALLVAKNVDLFPQNQERFSDGDIDVWWVVHDGGLLMLLPFLLRQHKVWRKCRMRIFTVAQVDDNSIQMKKDLQMFLYHLRISAEVEVVEMVESDISAFTYEKTLLMEQRSQMLKQMQLSKTEQEREAQLIHDRNTASHAVVVTRTQAPSTPDKVQMTWTKEKLIAEKYKNKEPGVSGFKDLFSLKPNQSNVRRMHTAVKLNGVVLSRSRGAQLVLLNMPGPPRNRQGDENYMEFLEVLTEGLDRVLLVRGSGREVVTIYS
- the SLC12A7 gene encoding solute carrier family 12 member 7 isoform X3, with protein sequence MMWVLEPPVRSPGDGNPRENSPFISHTDVDQESFLEGKNMALFEEEMDSNPMVSSLLNKLANYTNLSQGVVEHEEHEEDSKRREVKSPRMGTCIGVYLPCLQNILGVILFLRLTWIVGAAGVLESFLIVSMCCICTMLTAISMSAIATNGVVPAGGSYYMISRSLGPEFGGAVGLCFYLGTTFAGAMYILGTIEIFLTYISPSAAIVQAETAEGEAAAMLHNMRVYGTCTLALMAMVVFVGVKYVNKLALVFLACVVLSILSIYAGVIKSAFDPPDVPVCLLGNRTLSRRGFDVCAKFHVANNGTVPTALWGLFCNTSMPNATCDEYFAQNNLTEIQGIPGVASGVLLDNLWSTYADKGALVERRGSPSVSVLEESRTSGLPYVLTDIMTYFTMLVGIYFPSVTGIMAGSNRSGDLRDAQKSIPTGTILAIVTTSFIYLSCIVLFGACIEGVVLRDKFGEALQGKLVIGMLAWPSPWVIVIGSFFSTCGAGLQSLTGAPRLLQAIARDGIIPFLQVFGHGKANGEPTWALLLTALICETGILIASLDSVAPILSMFFLMCYMFVNLACAVQTLLRTPNWRPRFRYYHWALSFLGMSLCLALMFICSWYYALIAMLIAGCIYKYIEYRGAEKEWGDGIRGLSLNAAHYALLRVEHGPPHTKNWRPQVLVMLSLDEEQRVKHPRLLSLTAQLKAGKGLTIVGSVLEGTYLDKHTEAQRAEENIRSLMGVEKTKGFCQLVVSSSLRDGMSHLIQSAGLGGMRHNTVLMAWPESWKQEDNTFSWKNFVETVRDTTAAQQALLVAKNVDLFPQNQERFSDGDIDVWWVVHDGGLLMLLPFLLRQHKVWRKCRMRIFTVAQVDDNSIQMKKDLQMFLYHLRISAEVEVVEMVESDISAFTYEKTLLMEQRSQMLKQMQLSKTEQEREAQLIHDRNTASHAVVVTRTQAPSTPDKVQMTWTKEKLIAEKYKNKEPGVSGFKDLFSLKPNQSNVRRMHTAVKLNGVVLSRSRGAQLVLLNMPGPPRNRQGDENYMEFLEVLTEGLDRVLLVRGSGREVVTIYS